The sequence below is a genomic window from Pangasianodon hypophthalmus isolate fPanHyp1 chromosome 27, fPanHyp1.pri, whole genome shotgun sequence.
CCCATTGCAGTTAAAATGGAGGTAAAGGTATGTGGAAAAACACATAACATGAGCTAAGGTACAGTGTGCATTAAGGGTTGGGTCGAACCTCAGCATAGTTTTTGACCACCTGTGAGAAACGCACCACTTTCATGTAGCTGGGTTTCCCTTTTATGTCATCCCACACGTATTCAGGTGAGAGCACCTTGGTCGGTTTGTTGTACAGGAAGTACTTGTTCAGATGAGACTCTTCCTGCCATGCCGCTTCGATTTGATTTGCTCGGTCCACTTCCAGCTGCATGCGGCACGTCTTCGCCAGCTTGAGCACTTTGTCGAGGCGTCCTCCAATCACGGCCCCTATGTAGTAGTAGTCTCCTTCTTCTAAAGGTATGAAGGCCTGAGATTCAGGACGCCTCTCGTACGTGAACTGTTCCCGAGATGTTCCAAAAAACCAGGCATGCAGCGCACCAACAAGATCGCCCAGAGACTCCGCCCCCCAGTGAGCATAGAATTTGGAGTCGACGTCGAGGCTGAATATGTAGTCTGCCTTGTTGGTGAGTTCCTCTTCAATGAGCTTCTCAATCAACTCCATCCTGCGTAGCGAGATTTCCTGCCAGCGGTTTGAGGTTGCTGTTTTTATCACGGTCAACTGACGCCCCTCCCCCAGTGTTACCACGGGAACTTCGTCCGGGCGATCTGTAAACAGGTAATAATGCACTCGGTAGCCCACCATGAAGTGCTGCTCCGCCGACTCTAGGAAGTCCTTCAGGAAACGCACATACCTGCAGGAAAATATTCCGCTCGTTAATGCTTACATTCATGGTCTGACGGGTGCTGTTGCTGGTAGGTTTGGCCAATATTTGTGGTCAGTATTTCAAATACTAACAGAATGTTAATGCTTAAAAGCACTAAATTTCATGGACTTTGTGTCTTGTCCCATTTTGCCCCAGTGTGTATTAATGCTAATACAGCTATCAGATTTTTGTCCATCTGAAAGCAAGtgaaaatgagatgaaaatTAATTTGGTTAAATTTTTATCAGGATTCAATCCAACCCAGAGCCTTCATCATATGACAGTTACCAACTAGGGAAGGTAAAGGATAACACATGCTTTctccgagacacatgaagccagcaaCCACATCTTTTAGAACTGtggctcatgctgcgtcacagggcagcgtaacacaatCGGAGGAAGGAAGGTGCTATCTACCATCTTCTGCATACACACAGCCATGACTGAATACTGTTGCTATGATTGACAGGGTAGAGACAtgatgcccctcccacccagagagcatggccaattttgctcccttgggaCCAGGCCATGGATAGCTGTGGCTttgttgtgccacttgggagcccCTAGGTGACAGATCATTAGCGTCACTGTTAGAGCCATGATGTcaacaatgttttaaattattattaacatattgTCACACACCGTTACCTACAATGCTTTGTGCATGTCACTTGTCAAGACCTACTTCCTCAGAGCGAAGAAggtggttgccatggtgatgttCTGGTGTTTGTAGACAATAATGCCAAGctttaacattaatatattataaacatattacTAACATACACAACATTACATTTCTCCAAAATGGGTCTTGCTAGAGATTGACACTAAGTTACCCACAATACTTTGTACATGACAAGTGTCATGACGTACTTCCCCAGAGCGAAGACGGTGGTTGCCACAGTGATGTTCTGTCGTTTGTAGATGCCGTCAATCACCGTCAAATCAAATGTACCCTCCCACACAATTGGAGCTAACCATTGCGTCATCGTGGCAACATCTGGCCGACtgacaaaatacacacacactttagctttcatttactttacagtacatttttaggtacagacaggtgacaaattaaaggaaaaaacctGGTGTCTACGTTCTGTTATGTGCACACATTTACTCACCTACTGCTCACACTGGGCTGAGTGTATGCAATCCTAGgagtaaaataaacattattattattgttattgttattattattatttacaccacagcactgttgaattgtcAAATCAGATTTGTTGATGTTtataatgtgctcattctaatatggtatatttctatagtaacagctcatttgcagGGATGTGTATGGCGGGCAAGCCAAGTAAACTGAttcaaaaatatgtgtaatcgttgatatggtgaagttttctgtacggagatgcttatttaacatttatggaaggagtctccagtgtcagcgctttgaaacagtcagaggtaaaactgtaactttaagttttctgacatcttcaggacagagaagtttatactttgtggtttctccaTACCATGACAAGCGGCACTTTTTGttttaacttcaacagagagaaaaaaagagaggctgatgagggaacgactgttttatgttgtagcagctatagtgacaacaggaactcacttgtttcgcagatgttacacaacattaaatgtaactataaacagataaaaatgattatgtgacattgtttaataaaagaaaactgtaatcgttagcaaactgctgtggtataagaggaataaaacacataatttattgtaaaataatctacttcagggtggtaactcatgttttattccttacttaactaAATTAATGCACTGTTCacaatcaattcaattcagttttgtttttatagcaCAGAATGGTTGGAATGATAAGCATAGGACAGTTGTTAGGAAGTGAAAGTCTCTATCGTATGCAAGTGAGATTGTCTACAGCATCAAGCTTAATGATAAGGGCCCATAGCTCTGAGTcaaaggaggaggaagagtaGAGGTGGAGATAGATCAGGCAATTCCAGAGGAAACAAACATCATCAACGACAACATCACACCAACCAGCATCTCACCAGAAGAGGAGAAGCACTCaacagagagaggtgtgtgtgtgtgtgtgtgcgctcaccCTGCAGGAAAGATTAAGTCCATATTAACATGCTGTTTTGTTTCCCTGAAAAACGATCAGACACAGACTTAttgcatgtgtatatatttatacatatacatatatcagTCACaatagacacagacagacagacagacagaggaatgGGTGTGAAGTTGCATGGGGGGAATTCAAAGCTGAAATGTTCACACTGGGCATTTTTCACCAGcaaacattttacatgtaattCTATGGcacttttaaaaagctttttactACATTTACTTATGTCAATGTACTTAAGTGTCTGTACTTTACTTGAGATTTTCTTTCACCTAAAACCTTTGCGCTGTATTCAGGACTTAATACAGGACTTAACAACTTAATTCCAAAAATTACATCATTATTGCTGTAGGAAAGTTATGCATATTCAGAGTCATGTTACGCACATGCTTTATTTGATTTTCTGCATGTCGTTCACACCTCCAGCCTGACTTTACCTAGCCGTTTTGTTCTGTGTATTCGCTACGATTTTTGACTTCTTGTCTGTTTCTTGATTCTCGTGTTTGTTTTGAATAGTTAtgtctgtttgctgatcgcctgacccTGAGCCTGTTTTTCACTACGTGTGTGCTCTTCATTTTTGGATTTGCCTGCGTCTCAATAAACGCTTTATATTGCAATTCCATCCATCTCCACTCACGTTATGTGACAACGAGGCAACGTAAAAGctagagacaatttaaaaatttcaaataaaaaaaaagactaatatgatgatatatgattCAGAAGATGGCgattattgaaataaatctaataggagtctgcCGATATATTACTGCATAAATTagttcacattaatcactgtaaAAATTGCGCATTATACTTTTACCAGCCCTGCAATCTACAGTATGATATTTGTTGCATGTCTCCCCCCTGTGGCCCTTGCTTCTATAACCATTAGAATTTGTTAATGGTTTAATTGTAGTTCAATAGAATTTAAACCAGTAGAGTTCGCctttttaaaaagcttaaagctttttattcattaaagaactaGCAATGGTTCAGTAAATACAGTCACACTGACAGGAACATTGTGTAGTTACAAGTAACAAGTTATTTCATTTCATGGAGCAGCTTAGGTGCTCAGCTATTCAGTCCAATATCATCTCATCTTTACAAGGAAGATGTGCATCAACACTTTTCAAGACCCATCTCTTCTACAAGCATTTAAGTGAGCaataaatctggaaaaaaaaaaaaaaaaaatgttttcataccTGCTCCTAACCCTAGCTCTGTTAGGACTTGGACTATCTTGGCCTCTAGAGGCCGCTATTGCTTacgtgttttttgttttgacagccatgtgcttttgtttttccatgtgccTTGTGCCCCGCCTAGTCCTCATTACttacacctgttttcagtttgcccccttgatttgtttgtgtatttatacccccTCAGTTTGGCCTCTTGTCACGGAGtctttttgctgttatgtttaaGACTATTAACCTCTGTTCCGTGGTCCTTACTTatgtctttgtgttgtttttggtacTTTGCTTTCTTGTGGACTTTTTGGACTTTGTATTTGCTGTTGTTGGATCTTCTGAGCGTTTGgatttttgcctctttttttctgatttttggtttcttggactgtgcacttttggattttttaaaaaatttttttcccttgtatcttctgagcgtttggattatacttttgttattttttgccttGGATGTtggattttaattaataaactgtttcctttacttACTCTCGTCTCACTCCTCTCCACTTGAGTCATTCCCCTGGTGGCCTAGTGGGGGTTTGCTGGATTACTACGCCGGCgacctgggttcgattcccagcaaAACTCTAACAAGCTCCTTGTCATGATTTTAGCTTAATGGTATTCTTTGACCCTGACTTGTGTGTACCTACTATGCAAACAACTGCAAATTAGTAGGGCCAGTTGTTGGCACACACTTTTTCTTGTCTTCAAGAGAAAAACAGGTGCCACACAGTTTAGATATGAATTGACTTTTATAAATCAGAGTCCTCCATGTTTTTCAAACTTTCAGGAATCTTAGAATTATgagattgatttttatttttaatttttttgagaaGGAAACAGGCTCAACATCTCAGGAGCCAAAAATGTTTGCCGCTTAGCTGACTAagatggaggagatggagaagaaACTGACTGTTACGTTTAATCATTTCATATATATCCTGGACAAAACATGAtgcttgtggggaaaaaaacatctcagagaCTGGAGgcattctgtttatttagcGCATTAACGGCCTGTAGCAAAGTGTGCATTTAAACAAACCAAGTAGGTTAAATCACTGTAACAACACCctgttgtcacaaagtagcCTGCAGacagaatattttattgttcatgtGAATTTGAGCTGTTTTGAGTAGATCAAAACTTGTTACCAATTCTTGTGTGAAAAAGCTGTAACAAACCGGTTAAATGGTCACAAAAACATGACAACCACAAGGAGCTGCTGTTACATCCAGCCACCTCAAACACCACAAGAAAAATAATACTCTCAAGTGGCTGCACTGTCTAGACGTATAACTGTAAAGGTATACGTGTTATATGTGTTTTGTACTCACAAATTCACTCTGCACTCCAACACATCACTGAAAACACAGAACATCACTACTGGTTCATCACACAGTTATTAGACATTCATTCATACTCCTTCAGTAATTGTCTTATCCTGGATACAGGGCATAATGCATATACATTCATATACTCATTcgcacctaggggcaatttagcaaagCCAAACCACCTACCAGCACAGGGAGAGGATATGAGTTTAAAGTAGAATAAAGTAATGTATGCCAAATTTACTGGCATGTTTCCCAAGCAGAAGCAGGAAAACACTTTTAGAGTACAATTAAGAAATACTGACTTGGAAACAGCTGATTTCCTAgaacagtgtaacacacacacaaacacacacacacacacacgtgcatggGTGGGTGTGAATGTGCATT
It includes:
- the LOC117596207 gene encoding histo-blood group ABO system transferase 2-like, translating into MATPLSHTHTQTPTHTHTHTHTQSQNQSLYLFIAIEGRENITMRVGQNFCLFSLIITGSLLGFIYFNYTSTWFSDVLECRVNLETKQHVNMDLIFPAGIAYTQPSVSSSRPDVATMTQWLAPIVWEGTFDLTVIDGIYKRQNITVATTVFALGKYVRFLKDFLESAEQHFMVGYRVHYYLFTDRPDEVPVVTLGEGRQLTVIKTATSNRWQEISLRRMELIEKLIEEELTNKADYIFSLDVDSKFYAHWGAESLGDLVGALHAWFFGTSREQFTYERRPESQAFIPLEEGDYYYIGAVIGGRLDKVLKLAKTCRMQLEVDRANQIEAAWQEESHLNKYFLYNKPTKVLSPEYVWDDIKGKPSYMKVVRFSQVVKNYAEVRPNP